In Cyanobacteriota bacterium, a single genomic region encodes these proteins:
- a CDS encoding GAF domain-containing protein: GTLSDISDRKQYEAAAHLLQTLIQAITEAPDFNTALQVTLYQVCEVTGWDYGEVWVRAGDRESLQLSPIWYGKTSELSIFRQLSQAYVLPINNSLHGRVWLAQQAVWIPDVSQLSIQEFSRAAIAQEAGLRANFGVPIVANGETLAVLSFFMLSAHPENQHQIELVTAVAQQLGSVIQIKRTEDALHEQQRQSERLLLNILPAPIAERLKRNNHRCIADSFSEVTVMFADLVNFSAIADHTPPQALVELLNHIFSTFDRLAAQHGLEKIKTIGDAYMVVGGLPIPRPDHAEAIADMALSMQQAICTLSQETGEALSLRIGIHTGPVVAGVIGITKFSYDLWGDAVNIASRMESQGLPSQIQVSAAVYDRLCGRYLFQERGAILVKGKGEMTTYLLQGKK; the protein is encoded by the coding sequence GTACCAGGTGTGTGAAGTTACAGGGTGGGACTATGGCGAGGTATGGGTAAGGGCTGGCGATCGGGAGAGCTTGCAGCTTAGTCCCATTTGGTATGGAAAGACGAGTGAGCTATCTATATTTCGGCAGCTTAGCCAAGCTTATGTCTTGCCAATCAACAACAGTCTGCACGGACGAGTGTGGCTAGCCCAGCAAGCTGTGTGGATTCCAGATGTATCTCAGCTTTCCATCCAGGAATTTAGTCGGGCGGCGATCGCGCAAGAAGCGGGGTTACGAGCCAACTTTGGCGTACCTATTGTTGCCAATGGTGAAACTCTTGCTGTATTGTCCTTTTTCATGCTGTCAGCCCATCCAGAAAATCAGCACCAGATTGAACTCGTGACTGCCGTTGCCCAACAACTTGGCTCTGTGATTCAGATTAAGCGCACAGAGGATGCGTTACATGAGCAACAACGACAATCGGAGCGACTGTTGCTAAACATCCTACCTGCTCCTATTGCTGAACGCCTCAAGCGCAACAATCATCGCTGCATTGCCGACAGCTTCTCAGAGGTAACCGTTATGTTTGCAGACTTGGTTAACTTTTCTGCCATTGCCGATCACACCCCTCCGCAAGCGCTGGTGGAACTGCTGAATCACATTTTTTCTACCTTCGATCGTCTAGCAGCTCAGCATGGCCTAGAAAAAATCAAAACCATCGGGGATGCCTATATGGTCGTTGGTGGGCTGCCCATTCCTCGACCAGACCACGCAGAGGCGATCGCTGACATGGCACTATCGATGCAACAGGCCATTTGCACCCTTTCCCAGGAAACTGGTGAGGCCCTTAGCCTTCGTATTGGCATTCACACAGGCCCCGTGGTGGCTGGAGTCATTGGCATTACAAAATTTAGCTACGACCTCTGGGGTGATGCCGTCAACATTGCCAGCCGTATGGAATCTCAAGGCTTGCCTAGTCAAATACAAGTTTCTGCTGCCGTGTACGATCGGCTCTGCGGGCGTTATCTTTTTCAAGAGCGTGGAGCTATTCTTGTCAAAGGCAAAGGTGAAATGACCACCTACCTGCTGCAAGGCAAGAAATAA